TAAAATGTTAGGCTCATTTGCTttcgttattattttattattttattcgttAAATTCCTTGGGAACGTGTCTAAAGGGGTCTTGTCGAACAACTTCAGTCCAGGATTACTGTTAAATCTCTCCAACTAGTACCTTCTCACTGCTCAGTATTATATTATTGAAAAATCCTACAAATATCTCAACTAATCATTGTTGTTTgttaaaagatgatgatgatgaattgcATAACAGGTCACATATGATGAGCCACATGACGATGATGTAGAacatgaaacaaataaaaatgttctttCCATTAATGATGTGAACACTGCCTAGATACATcatattcaaatatttaagaaAAGGCCTtagaattataaaattttCAGAACACGACTTGAAGACTAAAGAGTAAAGACAAGTGCATTTTCGTACATGCATAGGcctatgtttatttttaacatcttcattttgttttaaccTAATTGTGTCCTCTTATGTAAACATTAGAAATAACCTCGTTTATTTGCTTTAATTTTTCAACGCAAATCATCAGGGAGTCCGGATTAATTAGTAAATGTCGTTAACTTCTTGGTATAATGTATAGTATATTGTATAATGAATGTATTTTGATTATAagccgaatatttttttttttatatatattttctccGTGTTTGAGTGTTTTACAGCTTTTTACGAACCAAATTCCGCCAAATTCTATCATAAATTGATATGTAAGCAAGTCTGCCGTTGTAAACTGATCTCCATAGTTTATTACTAGACCCATCTCTATATATTCTTCTATTGTTAGATACTGTGTCATGTGTCTGTTCTCCCACCAgataaaatttctaatttatGGATCAACATTGGCATTCCCAGTTTGAATGCATCTGTAAGTTATATAATTAAAGTGCTATGTATTATATTACACAGCATAGATGCTTAACAAGTATATTATAAGATCAAATATTATAGTCTAagtctcttttaaaaaatgcaacgATTAACCTATAGACTCATTATCTGATTGCCATTCCAAAATGTCCGttatataaaacaaaagataagaGTAGTACTATTTATACATTATTCATGAAAGTGGCCACTTTGAGAATATTATTAGTTTATTACCATTCAAGGTCGCATTATAATGCTACTGAGTTTTAACGGATATAAGTACCGTCCTGAGAGGGATGAATTCCCTTCGGCTTTCGACACCTGATATTGAGACGACAATTCTCCACCTTTCTCCTTATTCTGATAAGTAGCCTAGTCCCTATTAAAGTGGACAACTCTTCCCTTTTCAACGTAGTATGTTAGCAACCTTCGAACTGCATTTATCGGACTATACAGCTGCTGTAAACTTCACTTTTCCCTTGTTTTTCCGTGCTGTTTAAAACAATGCCTAGAAAGTGTGAAATTGAATCCCTTGTTAAACTGTGTTTAGGCTGCATTAAAGAAACTATTGAAAATAGTAAGTTGGCCGTTAATTTACCAACAATTCAGAAGGATGACAAGGAGATTTTTGTCAGCTTAGAAACGAGCAACCCACTTCATCAATTACTACGTATGTCAATCACGCAATTTTAGAGAATTTTATTTagaacatttattttctctaattgtgatgtttttctattcatatttaaaaaatgtgttcagCCGTTACGCTCTCGGAAGAAATCGTTGCGCTTTTCACCAGAAGCCGAAAACTAACCGATGCAAAAATCCTCGAACATCTCATCTCTCCGCGCATCCAAAAGTTATATTTTCCTGTTTACTCTGATGATTACTTAGTTTTTTTCCCTAAGCTTGGAAATCTGCTTATATTGGACCTACAAAACTCTAGAGTGGGAAACAATTGGTTAAAATACATTGGGgcttattgtttcaatttaagGTACGTCAGCAGCTtatcttaattatttttattaattatttctttttttagaaaaggaAGTGATTATCATTTATGTTTGACAATTGCAGGTCGCTGAATTTAGAAAATTGTATAGACGTGACCGATACTGGAATTCAATGGCTGTGTCGTGGCACCGAATATCCAGAGATGCGAAAAGAAAGCCCTAGACTATGCAAGACCCTACAGAGATTAAGTGTTTTATACACTAGTGTTACACAAAGAGGAATTCAAATTGCTCTCAGACATTTGTTGTCCTTGAGAGTCCTTCCAAATTATTTTACTATTGAAGCATTGGTGGAATTGGCTCAAAGGGCCATAGATTCAAAGCGACCCGGCTATTACAACGATAGGTTCTGTACATCAGTACTGTATACCCCACGTTATAACTTGTTTAGAAGTGATAGGCTTCGACTTGCACTCTCTTTGTGCCATTCAGTAACCCGTGTCGGAATTCACGTGATCAAAGGATTGAAAGATAGTGATCTCTTATGCTTCCAAGAGTGTATTAATCTACAAggattaaaaatgttgaagtgcctcccattttttccaaatgaaaCTGAAATCACTTTTGATGGTGGCGTGGCCCCACTACTTGAAGCATTTGGAAAATCGTTGGAGACTCTTAGCTTGGAGTATTTCGATTCAGCCCCTATTTCAACCATAGCCGAGTTTTGTCCTAATTTGACTTGGCTGCACATTAACAACGTAACGGGCTCGCTTGACAACGAAAGAGATCTTGGGTGTATCAAAGAGAAAGTGCCTATGTTTAAGGATCTTAAGTTTCTCTTTTGTCATGACGATATCCAACCCgacattcttcttctactgTTATCTTCGCCTTCACTTCAACACATATCCATTTCTGATTGTGATACGCTCAGTGATGAGGTTTTACAGAAGGCCGCCATCAATTATTACGGGTTTCAGAACCTCCAGAAGCTGCAGCTATCTCACTGCAATTCGGTGTCGGGACGTGGTATTGAAGCTTTACTGGTGGATAGCAATCCAATAGAAATTATCAGTTTTTTTGGTTGTAAAAATTTGGGGTCCGCAAACAATTGCAAATGGTCTAAGTtgattgttaaaaacaattggaaCTTGAAATGCTTCGTTTATTAATGAGCGCTACTAATTCCACTGACAATAATATACGTGTCTACCTGGTGTTCATAATCTGATTCGTAACAATTCACTGTTTGCCGTGCATCCTTGAGTATAATCTAGCTAATAAAATACAGTTGGGAAATAATCGATGAGagttcattcatttttatccAAATGATCTTTGATTGCGTTTGTTGctgtcaacattttcttcctcCCTTCTTACACCTCTGTTGAAATATCCACCGAATCGAAAAGATAACTTGAGGTTTATTTGCTAATGAAGTTTTAACACGTGTTATTTCAACACAGAGCGCAAGTAAATAGTGATAGTTTACTCCAGTCTCAACTGCTGGCGTTTtgataatagaaaaatataaatgctCTCTAAATGAGGCTATATATAAAAGCGCTAGCATTACTGACATCGCCTTATTATGTATGGTATTGGTCTCTTTTGTCTATGTCATGGTGTCAATTGGCTCAAACCTCAAAACTTACCAAAGTGGGAGCACTGGGAGCTATAGTCATATCTACTACTATTCACAAATGGCCTAAAACGGTTCGATGGAATCAAGGAATATGAGAAACATGCATGTGTATATGGCTTTTATCGGTATGGATAGATATATCATAGatttatttcagatttaaaacatttaaagagATCACAGTTCACAGCCAAATTAGATTTCCAGTTCTCGACAATTGCACTTTTGGATTTGTTGCTCAGCAACAGAAAAGGttctaaaaattattcgaaaCATTAGCAAAGAACAATCAGCTAAGTACAGAGGGGGGAAGAAATCTTATTGGCGGCTCCAGTTTCTTTGTTACAGATTAATCAGAAATAACGATGATTTCTGGTTCGTTTCCATCACACTTCATGGCCGAGCATAAAACATTCTCCACCTTATGATGCATGTCCGACAACCTTTTTGACAGATCGCTCTCTGTGGCTTTACTTTCAAAATTATGGCGTAGAGAAAGCATTTCAGATCATTCTTGTTGCACAATTTGAAATcgcttcatcttcatctgatACATGTCTTGTGTTTTCACGATCTCGCAGAAGGCACTCCTGGCTGACCCCATCGCCTGGACTTTTAAGCTACACCACCCGTTCTTCAAGCACACTTTAGTTAATTCATCAGCAAAACTACGCGCGTGAAAAATACTGGCCAAACTGTGATAAGTCATTCTCTCCTTCGAAGAGCGGAGAAAAACTTCCACCTCGGGATACTGCGGCAACTGGGCGCAAGGTTGCCCAAACGAGAAAACGGGCTCTTCGATAGTTTTCAAGTAGTCGATATGCCGATCCAAGAAAACATAAAAGGTGGCCAGACTGGGAGGAGATGTGCAGGCTAGCGGCCAAACGCTGCTACAGGAGACGATTTTTTTCACCAATAGATTTTCTTTGTTCAATGGGACGCTGGTGCATATCTTCTGGCAAAATGTTTCCAACGACACGTCGTCCCCGAGCCAGAAAAGACATTTGGCAATTTTCACGACAAGTTTTATAGTAGGCGCCAGTAGTGAAATTACATCTTCTCCAACAAATTGACGGTTTAGGTCCCTGTACACAGTAAAGCACgaagaaacaattttcaaaCAGGGCTGGGTCACTGAATCTATCTTGTAAAGATCGAGTATTAGTTGACATAATTTCTTTATagacatttttgaaaacaagTGGGAAAAACCAATGGAAACATTTTGCCGGTTGTTATCGTAAAGATTCTTTTCCATCTTGATAAATGTTTTCAAGAAAACAGTGATGTTAACTTGAAGCGGGTCAGTACTAGAACTAGGCGTAGCAAAAGACCTCTCCCGATCCAGTAGTAGGCAGAATCCATTAATCCAGGTGGTGATAAAAGCAGTGCGTGCTTCACGGATTAGTTCGCAATGTTGATTATGCAGCTCTAGCTGTGACAGATTTTCCAGAAAATCGATGCTCTTCGTAAAATCCAATTTCTCGAGTTCGCCTGTTTGTCGGATTTGCTGAATCGCAAGACTTTCTTCACTGGGAATAATGAGTTGATCGAACATACACATCACTGATAAAATCTGAGCCTCAATCAGGCTGGTGAGCATCGACTTTCCTAAATCGGATGAAGTGGCCAAATCCCAAAAATCGCCAGACAACAAGAGCACATCAATCAATCTGTTTTCTTGAGCTGGTCGCTCTGAAGTGTTTGGACCAAGGCTGCATATTTTGTTCATGAGAATTTGGATCAATTCCGGATCGCCGAGTTGAAAGAAGCTGCTCACAACCGCTACGATGACATGCTTGATGGGCCTAGGTGCGTGCAGATTGCACGAAGGTAGAGCACGGAACAATTCCTGGTAGAGGTGCATGCAAGAAGGTATTCCTCCAAATCTGATCCGCCTCCGGAGGTCGACAACCAAACGGCACTGTTCGTAAGGATCCAGATGAGGGAAAAGTGTGGTGAAACCAGCGATTCGTTGAGCACTGGCAGTTTTCGGATCTGCTTCACAGTCGACAACAAAATTGGAGTACGAATCAATATCCTTTTGTCCGAGGCTAGCAATAAAGGACGCCTCGAGTTTAGGAAGGACGAAGGCAACACGGTCCATAATTTGGAATGCACCGTCTGAACAGCGGCGATCCCTGAGGTAGCCAGCAAGGTTAACGATAAATTCCATCTGATTCGACAGTCGAATCGGAGATATCATTTTCAACACCAAACGTGAACAAGCGGCCCATCCTAAAGAACATGAAAATTATCATCAGAGGCTGTTTGAATTAGAATATGAAAATGTTTACTCGTACCGCTGACTCGACACTCAAATTCGGCTATTAATTGAGCCACCCCATTGCTGCGAATCCCTTCGTAACAAAGGCTTTGGGATTCTCCGCATAGCTCTGCATTTCGGAAATCCGTACTCATAAGTTCCAGTAACTGAAGTCCTTCTTGTCGGGCTCGAAGAAAGATGCAAAGATGCAAAAGACGATAGGTGCGCTCTCCTGGAGCGCAGGTAGAATCCATAAATACCGCCAGCGGATCCTCGCagcaaaaggaaataattcgaCGTAGAGTTTCTATCGTCTTTTCGCGACTCGCGGTATGCAGCTGGCGTTCCATTTGGTCCAATAAGTCGTCAAACGCATAGAGGCATTTGATGCGAAATGACTA
Above is a genomic segment from Daphnia pulicaria isolate SC F1-1A chromosome 8, SC_F0-13Bv2, whole genome shotgun sequence containing:
- the LOC124312314 gene encoding uncharacterized protein LOC124312314, whose amino-acid sequence is MERQLHTASREKTIETLRRIISFCCEDPLAVFMDSTCAPGERTYRLLHLCIFLRARQEGLQLLELMSTDFRNAELCGESQSLCYEGIRSNGVAQLIAEFECRVSGWAACSRLVLKMISPIRLSNQMEFIVNLAGYLRDRRCSDGAFQIMDRVAFVLPKLEASFIASLGQKDIDSYSNFVVDCEADPKTASAQRIAGFTTLFPHLDPYEQCRLVVDLRRRIRFGGIPSCMHLYQELFRALPSCNLHAPRPIKHVIVAVVSSFFQLGDPELIQILMNKICSLGPNTSERPAQENRLIDVLLLSGDFWDLATSSDLGKSMLTSLIEAQILSVMCMFDQLIIPSEESLAIQQIRQTGELEKLDFTKSIDFLENLSQLELHNQHCELIREARTAFITTWINGFCLLLDRERSFATPSSSTDPLQVNITVFLKTFIKMEKNLYDNNRQNVSIGFSHLFSKMSIKKLCQLILDLYKIDSVTQPCLKIVSSCFTVYRDLNRQFVGEDVISLLAPTIKLVVKIAKCLFWLGDDVSLETFCQKICTSVPLNKENLLVKKIVSCSSVWPLACTSPPSLATFYVFLDRHIDYLKTIEEPVFSFGQPCAQLPQYPEVEVFLRSSKERMTYHSLASIFHARSFADELTKVCLKNGWCSLKVQAMGSARSAFCEIVKTQDMYQMKMKRFQIVQQE